In a genomic window of Melanotaenia boesemani isolate fMelBoe1 chromosome 1, fMelBoe1.pri, whole genome shotgun sequence:
- the ankrd11 gene encoding ankyrin repeat domain-containing protein 11 yields MPKGGGSKTPQLDHFPLNTDMVEKQGGKKDKVLSNKTPKLDRSDGIKEMKEKAPKRKLPFTAGANGDHKDSDSEKPGPERKRIKKEPTNTRKASLPFGMGMPGIRAGYPLSERQQVALLMQMTAEESVNSPDTTPKHQSQSSLGQKGTPNSASKTKDKVNKRNERGETRLHRAAIRGEVRRIKELISEGADVNVKDFAGWTALHEACNRGYYDVAKQLLAAGAEVNTKGLDDDTPLHDASNNGHFKVVKLLLRYGGDPRQSNRRGETPLKVANSPTMLNLLLGKGTYTSSEESSSESSEEEDAPSFAPSSSVDGNNTDSEFEKGLKLKGKAADPPKSAVTPIKDEYEFDEDDEEERVPPVDDKHLLKKDFRKDSISKTNSFISIPKMEVKTYSKSNSLTPKKTVRRIISDSNSSDEDDRTCFTPAPTPRQQAQQTNTKTRDSGSMSSKQQKDKNKVKKKRKKESKNNVSKEVKFGKVIDKFCTSDSDCGDMESEDDKGSNSIKDSSTLNLKESAGFNASSSSSHGNLNSQKQAPSLAEQHPKQWRTDGWKTVSSPTWSDVSSLSDSVRTTMSSESDYSSADSSVESVKQAKRKAQENKKKNNNVHSNTDKKNSELYKNSLAESAVSKTDVDGKVLKKHKVKHKHKNKEKDKAPSLVLNQDMNEKFVKSYSFDFDDSRQKSLIVESESTPESKVKLSKHQKDHSKKEDRLTKNKSEDKDWSSGKDLQRTAKEEKNKKTKDFSKDKTNKEDKLVKSEKERNFKEKEKPKEDKQKTHKEEKKKKSKEKSSKADRKSEQKDEKHVKVDKEKNTKEEKEKCKKDKTQKEESENDGYEVNNRFLNLEDTKLSASDDHHDRWGSEMSSDSSLYGDDSWDAPVKEIKEVKEYKSNNTVKLIVETVKEETRRKENKIKDKKSDHSDKRSEKETTSKKKDKDLSEKTNEKKKEWSEKQKLNSSHLVEKEKKRKESTEAVKDKKDKDSLDSSRERKDQYEFMKDRKDLKIKQEVIGDEYGNDSFFKDDVGKSSEIRERNHSGKEKEKKSEGMEKREKTKADKHKEKTKDRGTDQEKDKSERNSTEKTVKEKDADRGTKDKKEGAKDKHKDSHGKDKDRKISSEQTKDKKEKASQDKHTDRERDFLEVKKEERKPEKTREKTWYKIDDVFTDESDDDEDSYNSGVVLGSESIRKDSTPDQDELDHFPSEKIRKSSAETKHNTDKSKEHKEKKKDKAAFEMGKERKGSLDKHNKDKKDSVDAKYKDRKDRMSVDSNQEKKNKQKLLDKRDTIEEKTKSKYKDKQDHSKERKPSKGSGEDGKSLLEKLEEEAMNDYKDDSNDKNSEISSDSFTDRGHDPVLTSYYDPINLSDVSEDRRDSLSISTPQDKFREKERHRHSSSSSSKKSHDKEKDKVKKDKGDKRDKTGEIRESNRQAFSGFSQTRESLPFEKEPMPLEADPYTFPFGSKGDGKDDFDKTLEFEKEMSKKDKEKATGIISDRMKDKKKKEKYKEKLKEEKNKYIDGFGTFKHSKEDVKSGLKDSPQVTVLKDRSKEQSPKFDLKKDRNRDTLDKDNRVDHSKSKAKDENEKLTQSKDPVRKDNRPRERLVVDGEYQMTSFGEMLSRRDQESLKKRKIKPMEKLRPKSGDPKLKVKAKSTEEVRKNRTELSSKKSNSLESGLKEKKLKDVGLPAQMMSPGRKFQPTDSQNSKDWLAGHQMKENLPASPRPDQNRPTGVPTPTSVISCPSFEEVMQTPRTPSCSPEDYRDIMLDGLDCQTSSAMTMSMNACSLSFFERYSNSQSFQEGTCPTPAKNLQLPLISRSASADVRRPLEDEFKAEADKFLRQQNDPSAEFDLSSSSQPLEDKSATVDRLECLSSSSYFSPMRMLSPRREPAHPAPDVVATTLGVVDGNEHLPDSVLTSFLPKPSTPVHGPDPQEPCFDIAAPPTPAPAALPPLDIDDLSEPHHSEPNLVLSDLPSVTEEQEDEEEEDDEEEDDDLDERTDGDHCAVEQPQQTRDQCSFSPHLDDPLRKSWSAESPDRQEPEVHQLSSSHSAPNHGENCYDHSMIWNSDMNLKSPRGEIEAAVSKITSPYSHSDDMQPLSEHPSVTPPYATWNRWHKEDPVDFDEQKEAVADIPSPERPDTGMDGEPNYLNTSSSSNRLESFFQDCNKPMIEDQHQMDTEPTCVEPESGQSTHSFSATPDGHIAPAVGPEPVVPWEDPFSADPDDLGPFSLPDLPLPDKSEESEPRDAELGDHNKIIPSHIRHTITDRDDPDIMEVDLPRLAKTPCPTGDLSLGESACQDLVVPSPHNTFQQELDPEAQSVPNNALSLNQQQGSILERQLGYGGSDESDGSILYSSVQGDTSHQHLIQIPSLTETLQLPLDSVPAVKPEVRQGEMSETVTETCTPLPPLSVAVTLSSSVEPQDTQEPSSKLTPVIPTTVPNAVDVPKKVEEIPQRMTRNRAKNNPTAAVPPTSSTITSSATTTSLTTSPVVSINPVPTRTPTPTSVSSFPALKKDKDFGLSIASAAVSVPSSLTSPSVVLTKTTKGRPLPVDDEESPTQHPRKRKFPRSAGQQVQVQLVNTAMQQTREMIQQTLAVVVNAIKLDDIEPYHSDRSNPYFEYLQIRKKIEEKRKILCYITPQAPQCYAEYVTYTGSYLLDGKPLSKLHIPVIAPPPSLSEPLKELFRQQEAVRGKLRLQHSIEREKLIVSCEQEVLRVHCRAARTIANQAVPFSACTMLLDSEVYNMPSESQGDENKSVRDRFNARQFISWIQDVDDKYDRMKTCLLMRQQHEAAALNAVQRMEWQLKVQELDPAGHKSLCVNEVPSFYVPMVDVNDDFVLLPA; encoded by the exons GATAAAGTTTTGTCAAATAAGACTCCTAAACTGGATCGCAGTGATGGCATCAAAGAGATGAAAGAAAAGGCCCCTAAAAGAAAGCTGCCCTTCACTGCTGGAGCAAATGGAGACCACAAAGATTCTGATTCAG aaaaaccagGTCCAGAGAGGAAACGCATTAAAAAGGAGCCTACTAACACCCGGAAGGCGAGCTTGCCGTTTGGAATGGGGATGCCAGGAATCCGGGCCGGGTACCCTCTTTCCGAGCGGCAGCAGGTGGCCTTGCTCATGCAAATGACAGCTGAGGAGTCCGTCAACAGTCCAG ACACAACACCAAAGCATCAGTCTCAGTCCAGTCTGGGTCAGAAGGGAACGCCAAACTCTGCATCTAAAACCAAAGACAAAGTGAATAAACGGAATGAGAGAGGAGAGACTCGACTGCACAGAGCAGCGATCCGCGGAGAAGTACGCCGCATCAAGGAGCTCATCAGTGAGGGAGCTGATGTGAATGTAAAAGACTTTGCAG GCTGGACTGCATTGCATGAGGCTTGCAATAGGGGGTATTATGATGTGGCCAAACAGCTGCTGGCAGCCGGTGCAGAGGTCAACACCAAGGGTCTGGATGACGACACCCCTCTACATGATGCATCCAACAATGGACACTTCAAG GTGGTTAAGCTGCTTTTACGGTATGGAGGGGACCCACGGCAAAGCAACAGGAGAGGTGAAACACCGCTGAAGGTCGCCAACTCTCCAACTATGCTGAATCTGTTGCTCGGAAAAGGCACTTACACCTCAAGTGAAGAAAGTTCATCAG AATCTTCAGAGGAGGAAGATGCCCCCTCATTTGCCCCATCCAGCTCTGTTGATGGCAATAACACAGATTCAGAGTTTGAGAAGGGCCTGAAGTTAAAAGGGAAAGCTGCAGACCCTCCTAAATCTGCAGTCACACCCATCAAAGATGAATATGAATTTGATGAGGACGATGAGGAAGAGCGCGTCCCTCCTGTAGACGATAAACACCTCTTGAAAAAAGACTTCCGAAAGGACTCAATAAGTAAGACCAACAGCTTCATCTCTATACCCAAGATGGAGGTTAAAACCTATTCCAAAAGCAACTCGCTCACACCAAAGAAAACTGTCAGGAGGATCATCTCTGACAGTAACAGTTCAGACGAGGATGATCGGACGTGTTTCACACCAGCGCCCACGCCGCGGCAACAAGCCCAGCAAACAAATACGAAGACAAGAGACTCTGGCAGTATGAGctctaaacaacaaaaagacaaaaataaagtcaaaaagAAGCGAAAGAAGGAGAGTAAAAATAATGTCAGTAAAGAAGTCAAGTTTGGCAAAGTCATCGACAAATTCTGTACATCTGACTCAGACTGTGGCGATATGGAGAGTGAGGATGACAAGGGCTCAAATAGTATAAAAGACTCCTCTACATTAAACCTTAAAGAATCAGCTGGCTTTAAcgcatcctcctcttcttcccacGGAAACTTGAACTCTCAGAAACAAGCGCCATCATTAGCTGAACAGCATCCAAAGCAGTGGAGGACAGATGGCTGGAAGACTGTGTCGTCTCCTACGTGGTCAGATGTCAGCTCTCTGTCAGATTCGGTCAGAACAACAATGTCCAGTGAGTCTGACTACTCCTCTGCAGATTCCAGTGTGGAGTCAGTAAAACAAGCTAAGAGAAAAGCGCaggagaacaagaagaagaacaacaacGTACATAGTAACACTGACAAGAAAAATTCTGAGCTCTATAAAAACTCCCTTGCAGAGAGTGCCGTCTCCAAAACTGATGTAGATGGTAAAGTGCTAAAAAAGCATAAAGTGAAGCACAAgcataaaaataaggaaaaagacAAAGCTCCGAGTTTAGTCTTGAATCAAGATATGAATGAAAAGTTTGTGAAAAGCTATTCATTTGACTTTGACGATTCAAGGCAGAAGTCGTTAATTGTTGAGTCTGAATCAACACCTGAGAGCAAAGTCAAATTATCCAAACACCAAAAAGACCATTCAAAAAAGGAGGACAGGCTCACAAAAAACAAGTCTGAGGACAAGGACTGGTCATCTGGAAAAGACTTGCAAAGAACagcaaaagaagagaaaaacaagaaaacaaaagactttAGCAAGGACAAGACAAACAAGGAGGACAAGCTTGTAAAAtctgaaaaggaaagaaactTCAAAGAGAAGGAGAAACCCAAGGAGGACAAACAGAAAACtcataaagaagagaaaaagaagaagtccAAGGAGAAGTCCTCAAAGGCAGACAGGAAAAGTGAgcagaaagatgaaaaacatgTTAAGGTGGACAAGGAGAAAAACACcaaggaggaaaaggaaaaatgcaaaaaggacaaaacacagaaagaagagTCTGAGAATGATGGCTATGAGGTCAATAACCGTTTCCTCAACCTGGAGGACACAAAGCTCAGTGCATCAGATGATCATCATGACAGATGGGGCTCTGAGATGTCCTCCGACTCGTCCCTCTATGGAGATGACAGCTGGGATGCTCcggttaaagaaataaaagaagtcAAGGAATATAAATCCAACAACACTGTTAAGCTAATTGTTGAGACTGTTAAGGAAGAAACGAGgagaaaagagaacaaaatcAAGGACAAGAAATCCGATCACAGTGATAAAAGatcagagaaagaaacaacctctaagaaaaaagacaaggaCCTTTCGGAGAAGactaatgaaaagaaaaaagagtggtcagaaaaacaaaaattgaacTCCAGTCACTTagttgagaaagaaaagaagcgGAAAGAGTCCACAGAGGCtgtcaaagacaaaaaagacaagGATTCTCTGGACAGTAGTCGAGAACGTAAAGACCAgtatgagttcatgaaggacaGAAAAGACTTAAAAATCAAGCAAGAAGTTATAGGAGATGAATATGGCAAcgattctttttttaaagacgaTGTCGGTAAATCTTCTGAGATCAGAGAAAGGAACCACTCtggaaaggagaaagaaaagaagagtgaGGGGATGGAGAAGCgagaaaagacaaaagctgacaagcacaaagaaaagacaaaagacagaGGAACTGATCAGGAGAAAGACAAGAGTGAGCGAAACTCTACAGAGAAAACTGTCAAGGAAAAGGATGCAGACCGGGGCACCAAAGACAAGAAGGAGGGAgccaaagacaaacacaaagattCTCATGGCAAAGACAAAGATCGAAAAATTTCTTCAGAGCAgacaaaagacaagaaagagAAAGCCTCTCAAGATAAACATACtgatagagagagagatttcTTGGAAGTAAAGAAAGAGGAACGAAAGCCTGAGAAAACCAGAGAGAAAACATGGTACAAAATAGATGACGTATTCACGGATGAAAGTGATGATGACGAGGACAGCTACAACAGTGGTGTTGTGCTTGGGTCGGAGTCAATCAGAAAAGACTCGACACCTGATCAGGATGAGCTGGATCACTTTCCATcagaaaaaattagaaaatcctctgcagagacaaaacacaacacagacaagtcaaaagaacacaaagagaagaagaaagacaagGCTGCATTTGAGATGGGCAAAGAGAGGAAAGGTTCTCTAGataaacacaacaaagacaAGAAGGATTCAGTAGatgcaaaatataaagacaGGAAAGATCGGATGTCAGTGGACTCaaaccaagaaaagaaaaataagcagaAGCTCTTGGACAAAAGGGACACAATTGAGGAAAAGACTAAGAGCAAGTATAAAGACAAGCAGGACCATTCAAAGGAACGGAAGCCCTCAAAAGGCAGCGGTGAGGACGGGAAGTCCCTCTTAGAAAAACTAGAAGAGGAAGCTATGAACGACTACAAGGACGACTCCAACGATAAAAACAGTGAAATCTCCTCAGATAGTTTCACAGATAGGGGACATGATCCTGTCCTCACGAGTTACTATGACCCAATCAACCTGTCAGATGTTTCTGAGGACCGAAGAGACTCCCTATCCATATCTACTCCACAGGATAAattcagagaaaaagagaggcaTCGAcattcctcttcctcctcttcaaaaAAGAGCCATGACAAGGAGAAAGACAAAGTCAAGAAGGACAAGGGAGACAAACGAGACAAAACGGGGGAGATCAGAGAGTCCAACAGACAAGCTTTCTCTGGCTTCTCCCAGACTAGAGAAAGCCTCCCTTTTGAGAAAGAGCCCATGCCTCTAGAGGCAGACCCTTACACATTCCCATTTGGAAGTAAAGGAGACGGCAAAGATGACTTTGATAAAACATTAGAATTTGAAAAAGAGATGTCCAAAAAGGACAAAGAGAAAGCTACTGGCATCATAAGTGACAGgatgaaagacaaaaagaaaaaggagaaatatAAGGAGAAATTGAAGGAAgagaagaataaatacattgatGGCTTTGGGACATTTAAACACTCCAAAGAGGATGTGAAGTCAGGGTTGAAAGATAGCCCCCAGGTCACTGTTCTTAAAGACAGATCAAAAGAACAAAGTCCtaaatttgatttgaagaaAGACAGAAATCGGGACACATTGGACAAAGACAACAGAGTGGATCACAGTAAATCTAAGGCTaaggatgaaaatgaaaagctcACTCAGTCCAAAGACCCAGTGCGAAAAGATAATCGTCCACGCGAAAGACTGGTGGTGGATGGTGAATATCAAATGACAAGTTTCGGTGAAATGTTGAGTCGGAGAGACCAGGAAAGCCTCAAAAAACGGAAAATAAAGCCGATGGAGAAGCTAAGACCCAAATCAGGGGACCCAAAACTCAAAGTCAAAGCCAAGTCCacagaggaagtgaggaaaaacCGTACTGAGCTCTCATCAAAGAAATCCAACAGCCTGGAGTCTGGTCTGAAAGAGAAGAAACTTAAGGATGTGGGTCTCCCAGCTCAGATGATGTCTCCAGGGAGGAAGTTTCAGCCTACCGACAGCCAAAACTCAAAGGACTGGCTGGCTGGCCATCAGATGAAGGAGAACCTCCCTGCTTCTCCCAGGCCAGATCAAAACAGGCCAACTGGTGTCCCCACACCAACATCTGTCATCTCCTGCCCCAGCTTTGAGGAAGTAATGCAGACTCCACGCACCCCATCTTGCAGTCCAGAGGATTATCGTGACATTATGCTTGATGGACTGGACTGCCAGACCTCTTCAGCTATGACCATGTCGATGAATGCCTGCTCCCTGTCCTTCTTTGAAAG GTACTCCAACTCTCAGAGTTTCCAGGAAGGTACCTGTCCTACACCTGCAAAGAACCTCCAGCTGCCACTCATCAGCCGCTCTGCATCAGCTGATGTCCGCAGACCTCTAGAGGATGAGTTCAAAGCCGAAGCTGATAAATTTCTTCGACAGCAGAATGACCCATCAGCTGAATTTGATTTGTCATCTTCCTCTCAACCTTTGGAGGACAAGTCAGCGACAGTGGATAGGTTGGAGTGCTTGTCATCATCATCGTATTTCTCCCCAATGAGAATGTTGTCTCCTCGCCGGGAACCAGCACATCCAGCACCAGATGTGGTGGCAACAACTCTAGGTGTTGTCGATGGCAACGAGCACCTTCCTGACAGCGTATTAACCAGTTTCTTGCCAAAACCTTCTACACCTGTTCATGGACCAGACCCCCAGGAACCGTGCTTTGACATCGCTGCACCACCAACCCCAGCTCCTGCTGCTTTGCCACCTCTGGATATTGATGACTTGTCTGAGCCTCACCACAGTGAGCCAAATCTGGTCCTCTCAGATCTCCCATCTGTCACAGAAGagcaggaggatgaagaagaggaggatgacgaagaagaagatgatgatttGGATGAGAGAACTGATGGAGACCACTGTGCCGTGGAACAGCCGCAACAAACAAGAGATCAGTGTTCCTTCTCTCCTCATCTTGATGACCCTCTGAGGAAGAGCTGGTCTGCAGAGTCTCCAGACCGGCAGGAGCCAGAGGTCCATCAGCTGTCCTCCTCTCACTCTGCACCTAACCATGGAGAAAACTGTTATGATCACAGCATGATTTGGAATTCTGATATGAACCTCAAATCTCCCCGTGGAGAGATTGAGGCCGCTGTCTCTAAAATAACCAGTCCTTACTCCCATTCTGACGACATGCAGCCCCTGTCTGAACACCCCTCTGTCACTCCTCCATATGCTACATGGAATAGGTGGCACAAAGAGGACCCAGTAGACTTTGATGAGCAGAAGGAGGCTGTAGCTGACATCCCCTCTCCAGAGAGGCCTGATACAGGTATGGATGGGGAACCCAACTATTTAAACACCTCATCATCTTCCAATAGGCTGGAGTCTTTCTTCCAGGACTGCAACAAGCCTATGATAGAGGATCAGCACCAGATGGATACAGAGCCCACCTGCGTAGAACCAGAGAGCGGACAGAGCACACACAGCTTTAGTGCTACCCCCGATGGCCACATCGCCCCAGCTGTAGGTCCAGAGCCTGTGGTGCCGTGGGAAGATCCATTCTCAGCTGATCCAGATGACTTGGGGCCATTCTCTTTGCCTGACCTACCGTTACCAGATAAGTCAGAGGAATCCGAGCCTCGAGATGCTGAGCTGGGTGACCACAACAAGATCATTCCATCTCACATTAGACACACAATCACAGACAGAGATGACCCAGATATAATGGAGGTAGACCTGCCTAGGCTAGCTAAGACTCCATGCCCTACTGGAGACCTCAGTTTAGGAGAATCTGCCTGTCAAGACTTGGTGGTGCCATCACCGCATAATACCTTTCAGCAAGAATTGGACCCTGAGGCTCAGAGTGTGCCCAACAACGCCCTGTCTCTTAACCAACAACAAGGCAGCATTTTAGAAAGGCAGTTAGGGTATGGAGGATCTGATGAGTCAGATGGCAGTATATTGTATTCGTCTGTTCAAGGAGATACCTCTCACCAACATCTCATTCAGATCCCCTCCCTCACTGAGACACTGCAGTTACCTCTGGATTCAGTGCCTGCTGTAAAGCCAGAGGTGAGGCAGGGAGAGATGTCTGAGACTGTAACGGAGACATgtactcctcttcctccactaTCAGTGGCTGTCACCCTCTCAAGCTCAGTGGAACCACAAGATACTCAGGAGCCCTCATCCAAGCTAACACCGGTTATCCCGACCACTGTGCCCAACGCTGTAGATGTCCCCAAGAAAGTAGAAGAAATCCCTCAAAGGATGACTCGCAATCGCGCCAAGAACAATCCTACTGCTGCTGTCCCTCCTACCTCCAGCACAATAACCTCATCTGCCACCACCACTTCTTTGACAACCAGTCCGGTTGTGAGCATTAACCCAGTCCCCACAAGAACCCCAACTCCCACCTCAGTTTCTTCCTTCCCAGCtctaaagaaagacaaagacttTGGGCTAAGCATTGcctctgctgcagtgtctgTTCCTTCTTCTCTGACATCTCCATCAGTTGTTCTCACTAAGACAACAAAAGGTCGTCCCCTCCCGGTGGATGACGAGGAATCTCCAACTCAACACCCACGGAAGAGGAAATTTCCACGTTCTGCTGGGCAGCAAGTTCAGGTTCAGTTAGTAAACACAGCCATGCAGCAGACCAGAGAAATGATTCAACAGACCTTAGCCGTCGTAGTCAATGCCATCAAGCTGGATGACATTGAGCCATACCACAGTGACCGGTCCAACCCTTACTTTGAATACCTGCAGATCAGGAAGAAAATTGAGGAGAAGAGGAAGATTCTGTGTTACATCACCCCTCAGGCCCCTCAGTGTTACGCTGAGTATGTGACCTACACTGGTTCATACCTGCTGGATGGCAAGCCGCTCAGCAAGCTTCATATTCCTGTG ATTGCCCCGCCTCCATCGCTGTCAGAACCTTTGAAGGAGCTCTTCAGGCAACAGGAGGCAGTAAGAGGGAAGCTCAGGTTGCAGCACAGCATAGAGCGG GAGAAGCTAATTGTTTCGTGCGAGCAGGAGGTTTTAAGAGTCCATTGCAGAGCAGCAAGGACGATAGCCAATCAGGCTGTGCCATTCAGTGCCTGCACCATGCTTTTGGACTCTGAAGTGTACAATATGCCATCTGAGAGCCAG GGTGATGAGAACAAATCTGTGAGAGATCGCTTCAATGCTCGTCAGTTCATCTCCTGGATACAGGACGTGGATGATAAATATGACCGCATGAAG ACGTGTCTGTTGATGCGGCAGCAGCATGAGGCAGCAGCCCTTAACGCAGTTCAGAGGATGGAGTGGCAGTTGAAAGTCCAGGAGCTGGACCCAGCAGGGCACAAGTCCCTCTGCGTCAATGAAGTGCCGTCCTTCTACGTGCCCATGGTGGACGTCAACGACGACTTTGTCCTGCTGCCTGCGTGA